The DNA region CCGGGTACTCCTCGCCGACGGCGTCCCGAACCGCTGCGACGATCTCGAGGAGCAGGCGGGCGCGGTTCTCGAGCGACCCCCCGTACTCGTCGGTGCGCAGGTTGCTGAGCGGCGAGAGGAACTGGTGCACGAGGTACCCGTGCGCCGCGTGGATCTCGACGAGGTCGAAGCCCGCCCGCTTCGAGCGAGCGGCGGCCTCGGCGAAGGCGTGCACGATGACGGCGATCTCGGGGCGATCCAGGCCCTCGGGTGCCGCGTACTCACCGAAGGCGACGTCGGAGGCCGACACCGTCTGCCAGCCTCCATCGGCCGGAGCCATGCTGCCGTGCTGGTCGTGACCCCATTCGGGCCAGACCGACGCCTTGCGCCCGGCGTGGGCGAGCTGGATGCCCGCCGCAGCGCCCTGGGTGTGGATGAACGCCACGATGCGCGCCCAGGCGGCTGCCTGCTGGCCGTTCCATATGCCGGTGTCCTCGTCGGAGATGCGGCCGTCGGGAACCACGGCCGACGCCTCGGCGATGACCAGGCCGGCTCCGCCCATGGCCATGGCCCCGAGATGCGCCAAGTGCCAGTCGTGGGGCACTCCGTCCTTCTTCGTGACCGAGTACTGGCAGAGCGGAGGCACCCAGAGACGGTTGCGGATCGTGAGCGAGCGCACGGTGATGGGCTGGAACAGTGCTGACAAGGGAACTCCGGAGGTCGTGGCGAGCTGTCGGACGGGATCGAGCAGGGGAACGGATGGGGTCAGGCCGCCAGCTCCTCCAGGAAGCTGCGCAGCTCACCGGCCGAGGTGAACACGTGGCCGGTGATGCCGAGAACCTCGGCGCCGGCGATGTTCTCGGCCTTGTTGTCGATGAACACCATCTCGGCCGGGGAGATTCCGAGCACGTCGAGGGTGTGACGGTAGATGGCGGCATCCGGCTTCACGAGCAGGATCTCGCCGCTCACGACGACCTGCTCGAAGAGGGGGCCGAAGGATCCGTTGCGGAAGTAGCTGGAGAAGTCGCGCCCGGCGTTGGAGAGCAGCGCCAGCCTGGTTCCGCCGGCCGCGAGGTCTTCGAGCACCGCCGCGGTTCCGGGGTTGACGCTCAGCCACCCGACGAAGTCGATCGCCCAGATGGAGTGCAGCTCGGCACGGGACCACGAGGCCCCGGTGGCTGCCGCGATGCCGGCCCAGTAGTCGGCGATGGACAGCGTTCCCTGGTCGAGGGCGTGGCGCCCGGCGTTGTATGCCGTCCAGAACGCTTCGGCCCGCTCCTCATCGATTCCGGCCACGGCGAGCAGGTCACGGCGGTTCTCGGGCGTGGGGGAGAAGGAGATCACCTCGCCGTAGTCGAAGACGACGACGCGGCCGGGCAGGTGGATGGGGTTCGAGGCTGTTCCATTCATCCTGTGCAACCTATCGTGAGAGCATGACCGGTTCCGCAGAACACCTCATCTGGACGGCTGACGACGCCCGCGAGTGGGTCGCGGTTCCGACAGCGGACGACGACAAGTACTCCCGCGGAGTGCTCGGCGTGATCACGGGATCGCACGACTACCCCGGTGCCGCCGTGCTCGGCGTGGAGGCGGCCGCGCGCACCGGGGTCGGCATGGTGCGCTACACGGGTCCGAAGGCCGTTGGCGCGGTGGTGCTGGCCCGGCGCCCGGAGATCGTGACACAGGCAGGACGCGTTCAGGCCTGGCTCATCGGCTCGGGGATGACCGCCGGCCGACGCACCTTCGTGCTCGGTGGGGAAATGCATCAGGCGCTGGTGCAGGGCCTGCCGACGGTGATCGACGCCGGTGCCCTCGACCTGACGCCCGACGCGACAGGACCCACCGTCATCACCCCGCACGCCGGCGAACTCGCCGCGATGCTCTCGCCCCGGAACACCGAGGGAACGCTCGAGCACATCCGTGCCGATGCCTCGACGTGGGCGGCCAGGGCGGCCGACGAGTTCGGCGTCACCGTTCTGCTCAAGGGATCGACCACCCACGTCGCTGCGCCGGGGTCGCCGACCTATGCCGTGACGGATGCGCCGGGCTGGCTCGCGACGGCGGGAACGGGTGACGTGCTGGCGGGCATCCTCGGCGCCCTGCTCGCCACGAACACCGAACGCATAGCCGAGGACCCGGCGCGAGCTCTGCCGGCCCTCGCCGCGACGGCGTCGTTCCTGCACTCGCGCTCGGCCGAGCTGGCCTCGGGCGGCGGCCCGATCACAGCTCTCGACGTCGCCGAGCACGTCCCGGCCGCCATCGCGCGGCTTCTGCGCGGCTGATCTCGCCTTTTCCACGGCTGCTCACGGGTCCCCCCGCGGATGCACCTAGGTGCACGTGGGTGCTGCTCACTACCGGAAGACTCGTCGAAGAGTCACAGCCGACCCATAGGGAACATGCATACGGTCGAATGGAACCGGGACCGACGGCGTGATCCCGAGCACGTCGCCCTTCGGGGCGAGCAGAAGGTGAGTACCCATGAACGCACGCATCGGAAGAACAGCGATCGCCCTCGCATCGGGAGCCGTCGTCATCGGCTCGCTCGCGGGCTGCGCCACCGACCAGTCGGCTGAGGCCGACACCGCGCCGTCCACCGACGACTCCCAGTCCTCGCAGACCACCGCGCCGTCGACGGATGCAGGTGCCGACGGGGCGTCGAGCACCTACACCGACGGCGACTACACGGCGACAGGGGAGTACTCCACTCCCGGCGGGCGCGAAGACGTTACCGTCACCGTCACCATCGCCGACGACATCGTCACGGCCGTCGACGTGACGGGATCCGCCACCAGCGGCAACTCGAAGCAGTACCAGAGTGCGTTCATCTCGGGCATCTCGACGGAGGTCGTCGGCAAGGACATCGACTCCCTCGACGTCTCGAAGGTCGCCGGCTCGTCTCTCACCAGCGGCGGCTTCAACGCCGCCATCGACACGATCCGCGACGATGCGAGCTGAGCCGGGAGCGGTGGCGTCCCTCAGCTTCGACGCGATCGGAACGGCCTGGCAGATCGACACCCCCGCACCGATCCCGGCCGCAACCGTGAGTCGGATGCAGGCGCTCATCGAGGACTTCGACCGAACCTGGTCGCGCTTCAGGTCCGACTCCCTCGTGGCCGAGGTGGCGACGACTGCCGGCGACTGGGTCTTCCCGGCGGAGGCCCCTGCCCTCGTCGGGCTCTACTCCGCCCTGCACACCGCGACGCAGGGCGCCATGTCGCCCCTCGTGGGCGGCTCCCTCACCCACCTCGGCTATGGGGCGGGCTATTCGCTCGTGCCGGGGAGCGGGAGCATCGCTAGCCCCGACTGGCAGGCGATGGACTGGGACGGCACACGACTGCGCACCGAGGAGCCGATCGAGCTCGACGTCGGTGCCGCGGGCAAGGGACTGCTCGTCGACCTGGTCGTCGAACTGCTGGAGCACGACGGCATCGAGCAGATCGTGGTCGACGCCAGCGGAGACCTGCGCCACGCCGGGGGAGACCCCGTGCGCGTCGCCCTCGAGCATCCGTACGACACGACCAAGGCGATCGGCATCGCGACACTCGCAGACGGCGCGCTCTGCGCCTCGGCGAGCAATCGCAGAGTCTGGGGATCGGGCCTGCACCATGTGCTCGACGCCCGCACCGGGATACCCGTCGACGAGGTCGTCGCCACCTGGGTGAGTGCCGACACGGCGATGCTCGCCGATGCGATCGCCACAGCGCTGTTCTTCAGCCCGGCCGAGGATCTGGCCGTCGTCGCCGAGTTCGAGCACGTGCGCATGTTCACCGATGGTCGAGCCGAGATGTCGGCGGGCTTCCCCGGGGAGCTGTTCCGATGAGGCGCCGGCTCGATTCATCGCTCGGTCGGGTGTCCGGCTATCGCCTCATGACCGTCGGCCTCAGCGCCATCGCCGTTGTGGCGTTCGTGCTCTCGGCCACGGGCCTGCTGTTCTACACGCCGACCCAGTTGGCGCTCAGTCTCGTCGTCGCCGTCGGCTCCGTCGCGGCAACGGGGTGGATCGCCGGCCGCATCGTGCACTCGCCCGCCCATCTCGAGTCGTCGGTGATCACCGGACTGCTGCTGTTCTTCCTGTTCTGGCCGACGGAGGATCCCGCCCAACTCGGCGTGCTCGCCCTCACCGGAACGCTGGCGACGGCGTCGAAGTACCTGCTCGCCGTGCGCGGGAGGCACATCTTCAATCCGGCCGCGATCGCAGCGGTCATCATCGCGTTCACGCAGCTCGGCTCGTCGGTGTGGTGGGTGGCGAACTCCTTCCTGCTTCCCGTCGTGCTGATCGCGGGCTTCCTGGTGCTCTGGCGAACCCGCCGCTTCGCCGTCGCCGGAGTCTTCGTTGCCGTCGCAGGCGCGCTCTGCACCGGACGCCTGATGCTGGAGGGAACGGATGCCGGCACGGCCGCGTGGACGGTGCTCGCGTCGTTCCCGATCGTGTTCCTGGCCGCGTTCATGCTGAGTGAGCCTCTGACCCTGCCGCCTCGGCGCTGGCAGCAGCTCATGGTGGCCGGCGTCGTCGGGGTGCTGTTCTCGATCCCGTTCGCCGTCGGCCCCTTCGCCATGACACCGGAACTCGCCCTCGTCATCGGCAATGCCATCGCGTTCGCGTTCGGCCAGCGCCGAGCCGTGAGGCTCCGGCTCGTCGAGACGCGGCATCCGACCCCGAGCATCGTGGAGTACGTCTTCGCGCCGCTCCGGCCCGTGGCATTCCGGGCCGGGCAGTCGCTCGAGCTCGCGGTTCCGCACCGCCGAGCCGATTCCCGCGGTACGCGCCGGGTCTTCAGCATCTCGTCACCGCCCGATGAGCCCGACCGCATCACGATCGCCATGCGCATGCCCGAGAAGCCGTCGACCTTCAAGCGTGCACTGGGGTCGCTCGAGCCCGGCTCCATCGTGCGAGCGACCTCCGTCGGTGGCGACTTCCTGCTGCCCGATGACGACTCGGAACCGGTGCTGCTCATCGCCGGCGGCATCGGCATCACGCCGTTCGCCAGTCAACTCGCCTCCGACAGCGTGGCCGGCCGTCGTCGCGACGTCGTGCTCGTGTACGCCGCAGGGTCGGGGGAGATCGCCTACCGGGAGGTCATCGCCGAGTCGGCGGCCGAGGTGGTCGTGCTGGGCGCAGGCGGGTCCGAGCTGCCGGACGGCTGGAGCGCGCACAGCGGTCGCGTCGATTCAGCCATGCTCGATCTCGCGGTGCCGGACTGGCGTACCCGGCGCACCTTCGTGTCGGGCTCGCCCGCCATGGTCGACAGTGTGCGATCGGCCCTCGCCCGCCGCGGCGGCCGCTCGGTGACGACGGACGCGTTCAGCGGCTACTAGAGAGCGGCGGATCCTACGCCGTGAAGCGCGCCAGGAACTCGCGGGTGCGCGGGTTCTCGGAGTGTTCGAACAGCTGTGCCGGCGGGCCGGCCTCCGCCACCACACCCTTGTCGAGGAACACGACCCTGTGGGCGACGTCGCGGGCGAAGGCCATCTCGTGCGTCGCCATCAGGATGGTGGTGCCCCCGCGCCCGAGCTCGCGCACGAGGTCGAGAACCTCGCCGACGAGCTCGGGGTCGAGGGCGCTCGTGATCTCGTCGAGCAGCAGGAGCTCGGGATCGGTCGCGATGGCGCGCACGATGGCCGCGCGTTGCTGCTGGCCGCCCGAGAGCCTGTCGGGGAAGTCCTTGGCCTTGTCAGCCAGCCCGATGGAGGCGAGCAGCTCGAGGCCACGTCGCTCGGCATCCGCCCGGGAGGTACCGTGCACCGCCCGGCTCGCCAACGTCACGTTGTCGAGAACGCTGAGGTGCGGGAACAGGTTGAAGTGCTGGAACACCACGCCGATGCGCGAACGGATGCGGTCGGCACGTGCCCGCGGGTCGCTGATGTCGTCGTCACCCAGGAAGATCTGCCCGTCGTCGATCTGCTCCAGCAGGTTGGCCGTGCGCAGCAGCGTGGACTTGCCCGAGCCGCTGGCGCCGATGAGCGCGACGATCTCGTGGCGATGCACGGTGAGGTCGATGCCGCGGAGCACCTCGGTGCCGTCGAAGGACTTCCGGATGCCGACGAGTCTGAGCACGGCAGCCGGATCAGGGGCGGGCACCGGGCCGGGCACGAGGCTGGAGCCGGGAACCGGGCCTGGGCTGGGCGCGGGAAGGGACTCGGGGGAGCTCATACGATGCTTCCCATCTGCTCGCGGCGCCGCACGCGGGCGGTGTACCAGTCGGTGAACCGGATCATGGGCAGCGCCAGCAGGAAGAACAGCAGTCCGGCCACGACGTAGGGCGTGAAGTTGAAGTAGGCCGCCGTCTCGATCTGGGCGGCGCGCACGGCGTCGACGGCTCCGAGCACGGAGATGAGCCCGACGTCCTTCTGCAGGGCGACGAAGTCGTTCATGAGCGCCGGCGTCACCTTGCGCACGGCCTGGGGGAGGATGACCCTCCGCATGCTCTGGCTGTAGCTGAGGCCGAGGGAGCGTGCGGCGAGACGCTGCGACGGATGCACTGCCTCGATACCGGCGCGGAACACCTCGGACACGTAGGCGGAGTAGACCGTCACCAGGGCGATCGTTCCCCAGAACTCGGCCGGCATCCTCGGGAAGACGCCGAGGCCCGGGATGCCGTAGCCGACCAGGTAGAGCACGATGATGAGCGGGATGCCGCGGAACAGGTCGGTGTAGCCGGCCGCGAGAGCTCGCAGCGGGAACCAGATCGGACCACGGAGGGTGCGCACCGTCGCGAGCACCAGGCTCACGATGCCCACGCCGATGACCGAGTAGACGAGCACGCGCACATTGAGCCAGAAGCCCTCGATGACCCTCGGGAACGAGGCCACGGCGACGTCCCAGTTGAGGAAGGTCTGCTGGACTCGGCTCCAGCCGGGAGTGTTGATCACGAAGATCCACACCGCGGCGGCGAAGACCACGGTGCTCACGATGGCGATCACAGTGGACCGCGTCGTCTGCTGACGACGGAATGCCCGGCGGTCGAGTTCGATCGAACTCGGCGGCCGGGCATCGATCCCGGTGGTGCTCATGCGCTACAGAGTACTGGGGAGTCCGTCTACTTCAGGACCGGCGCCGTGTCCTCGGAGCCGAGCCACTTGGTCGCCAGCTCATCGAGGGTGCCGTCCTCCCGAAGGGCGTCGACGGCCTCGGAAACGCTCGTCGTGAGCGGGCTGTCCTTGGCGAGCACCAGACCGAACTGATCGCCCGTTGTGCCCTCGGCCTGGGGGAGCTGGCCGATGATCTTGCCGCCGTCGAGCTCGGCTCCGGTGAGGTAGAAGGCCGTGGGCAGGTCGACGACGATCGCATCGACGGTGCCGTTCTGCAGTGCGAGCTTCGCGTCGTCGTTCGAGTTGAACACCTGCGCCTGCGAGTCGGGCGCGATCACGTTCTCCACGGCGGTGAGGCTCGTGGTTCCGGTCTGGGCGCCGATGGAGAACTTCTTCAGGTCGGCGATCGACGTGGCACCGGCGGCCGGCGACGATGCGATGGTGATGACGGTCTGGGTGGTCTCGTAGTACGGCGAGGAGAAGTCGACTGCCTGCTTGCGCTCGTCCGTGATGGAGAACTGCTGCAGGTTGAAGTCGAAGTCCTTCGGGCCGGGCGCGATTGCCTCGTCGAAGGTGGAGCGCACCCAGACGACGTCGGAATCCGCGAAGCCGAGCTGTCCGGCGACGGCGTAGGCGACTGCGGATTCGAAGCCCTCTCCCGACTCCGGCTTGTCGTCGATGACCCAGGGGTAGTACGCGGGCTCGGCGGTTCCGATGGTCAGCTTGCCGTCCGTGACGTAGCCGCTCTCCGACGTCGAATCCGAGGAGGCACCGGCACATCCGCTCAACGCGACGATGCCCGCAGCGACGACGGCGAGTGCGAGGGCACGGGTGCGGATGGTGCGTAGGGGCATGGCTGTCTCCTGGAGAAATCGAGGGGGAGTCTCAAGCTTGCCGCATCCGTGGAAGCGCGATGACGAATCGAGTCGTCCTGTGACACAAGTGATATCGAAGGCACCGGGTGCGTGGCGCAGGCGGCCGGATGCCGCGGGATAGCATGAGCGCCATGGCCGGCACCACAGCATCCGTTGCTCCGCCGGCTCCTCGGTGGACCGCGCGCAGAGTGCTCGGCAACCGTCTGGCGCTGTGGACCGCGTTCGTGCTCGTTCACGCGGAACTGCTCTGGATCGCCCTGACCGGACCCGGCCTGCCCCTCGGCGACGTCACGCTGGTCTACACCACCTGGATGAAGACCGCCGCCTCCAGCGGCTACGTCGTGGGACTCGACGGGCCGTTCGTGTATCCGATCCTGGCGATCCTGCCGATGGGGCTGGCCGCGATGTTCGGCTTCGACCTGTACGTGTACGCCTGGCTCGGGCTGGTCGTGCTGCTGAACGCCGGCGGCTTCGCGGTGCTGATCGGACTGCGTCGCGGCCCCGTGACCCGGTTCGTGCCAGCCTGGTGGTGGTTGGGGTTCCTGATCCTGCTCGGCCCGATCGCCGTCGGCCGCATCGACGCCGTCACGGTGCCCATCGCCCTCGTCGCGGTGTTGCTGGTCGCCGGGCGTCCGCGGCTCGCGTCGGTGCTGCTCGCCGTGGCCACCTGGATCAAGATCTGGCCGGCCGCCGTCATCGCGGCCCTGCTCATCGCCTCGCGGGAGAGGCTGCGCATCTTCCTGGCGGCCGCCGCGACGAGTGTGCTGATCGTCGTGGTCTGCCTCGTGCTCGGCAGCGGGTGGAACGTGTTCAGCTTCATCACCGAGCAGACGGGACGCGGGTTGCAGATCGAGTCGCCCGTGAGCACCATCTGGCTGTGGCAGGCGGCGGCGGGGAGTCCGACGTCGTGGGTCTACTACGACCACGACATCCTCACGTACCAGGTCACGGGCCAGGGAACCGAGTTCGCGAGCGCCGTGATGACGCCGCTGCTCCTCCTCGTGGTCGGCGTCATCGTGGCCATCGGCATCAGAGCCCAGCTGCAGCGCGCGCCGTTCGTCGCGCTCTTCCCGCCGTTGGCCCTGGCCCTCGTGACGGCGTTCATCGTGGTGAACAAGGTCGGCTCACCGCAGTTCATCTGCTGGCTGGCCGTGCCCGTCGTCGTCGGCCTCGTCTACAGGGGACGCCGTTTCGCAGTCCCGGCCGTCATGACTCTCGTTCTCGCCGGGCTCACGCAGCTCATCTACCCGTTCTTCTACGGCTGGCTTCTGGTCGCGAACCCGCTGGCGGTCTCGCTGCTCACCCTGCGCAACCTCCTGGAGGTCGCGCTGCTGGTGCTGGCCGTCGTCATGGTGTGGCGCAGCGGCTCGCACGCGGAGCCCGCGGCCGATGCCGATGCGGATGCGGATGCGGGGGAGGGCGATCCCGTCCTCGGCGCCGCATCCGGCGCAGCATCCGGGGCCGAGGTCTGGAAGAGTGGAAGCCGGTCGCCGGACGCGGCCGACTGAGGCTCGGGAGGCCATCATGCTCGTCGCATTCTCCGTCGCTCCATCGGGAACCGGCCGCTCCGACGGCTCGGTGCATGACGCCGTCGCCGCGGCCGTGCGCATAGTGCGGGAGTCCGGCCTGCCGAATCAGACCGACTCGATGTTCACGACCATCGAGGGCGACTGGGACGAGGTGTTCGCGGTGATCAAGGACGCGACGGATGCCGTCGCCGAATACGGGTCGCGGGTCTCGCTGGTGCTGAAGGCCGACATCCGCCCGGGGTACTCGGGCGAGCTCACCGCCAAGGTCGAGCGTCTCGAGGCCGCGATGGAGAACGACGGCTGACCCTCCCCGGCCGCCCGCCCCGCCCCGCCCGCCCTGCCCGCCCCCACTCGGCGAGTCGCCCGTCTTCGTCGCATCCGGCGACTCCCACCCGTCCGTTGGCGACGAATGTGGGCGACTAGCGAGGGTGCTCGGCCGAGTCGAATCGATTCGATTCCCACGCTAGGGTTGACGGGTGACCCTCGATGCTGCCGGGCCGACGACTCTGTCGCCGGCCCGTACCCGTTTGGCCCTGCTCGCTCTCGCACTGGGCGGCTTCGGCATCGGCTCGACCGAGTTCGTCGCCATGGGGCTGCTGCCGAATCTCGCGAGCGACCTGCTTCCGGGGCTGTACGGCTCCGACCCGGCGGCCGCGAACTCGCAGGCAGGGCTGCTCATCTCGGCCTACGCCCTCGGTGTCGTGGTGGGCGCTCCCACCATCGCCGCCGCCGCAGCACGCTGGCCGCGCAAGCAGCTCCTGCTCGCGCTGCTCACCGCGTTCACCCTCGGCACCATCGCCTCGGCCGTGCTGCCCTCGTTCCAGCTCGTGCTCCTCGCCCGCTTCGTGGCCGCGCTTCCCCATGGCGCCTACTTCGGCATCGCCTCGCTCGTCGCAGCCAGCCTCATGGGTCCGGGCAAGCGGGGGCAGGGCGTCGCCTTCGTGCTCAGTGGCCTCACCATCGCCAACGTCATCGGTGTTCCGAGCATCACCTGGATCGGACAGCTCTACGGATGGCGCACGGCCTACCTCGTCGTGGCCGGCATCTTCGCTCTCACCTTCGTGGCCGTCGCCCTCGCCGTTCCGTGGCAGGCGGGCGACCCGAAGGCCACGATGAAGAACGAGCTCAAGGCCTTCACGCGCCTGCAGGTGTGGTTCGCCCTCGCCATCGGGGCCATCGGCTTCGGCGGACTGTTCGCGGTCTACAGCTACGTCGCCCCGATGGCCACAGACGTCACCGGACTGCCGGCATCCGCCGTCCCCCTCGTGCTCGTCGTGTTCGGCATCGGCATGACCATCGGCAACATCGTGGGCGGGCGCCTCGCCGACCGAAGCGTTCGGCGCTCGATGTACCTGTTCTTCGCCATCCTCATCGTGGCGCTCGTGGTGATGGGCTTCACGGTGTCGAGCGTCGCCGGGCTGCTCGTCGGCGTCTTCTTCGTCGGCGGCACGTCGGCAGCGCTGTCGCCGATCATCCAGACCCGCCTCATGGATGTCGCACGCGACAGCCAGTCCATCGCAGCGGCCCTCAACCACTCGGCCCTGAACATCGGCAACGCGCTCGGAGCGCTTCTCGGCGGAATCGCCATCGGCGTCGGCCTCGGCTACGTCGCCCCCATCTGGATCGGCCTCGGCCTCAGCGTCGCCGGGCTGCTCCTGGCCGTCGCGACGTTCTCCATCGACCGGGCCCGTCGCACGCGCGGGGTCGAGGTGCCGTACGGCACGGCGTCTCTCAGCGCGATCCGCGAGCCCGCGTAGCAGTAGGCCCGCGTAGCCGTAGGCCCGCCTACCAGTAGCCCCGTGTGGCAGTAGCCCGGCGCAGCCTCGGCCCGCGTGGCTCGACGAGCGGCATCCGCTCGCCCGAGAACAGGCCGAAACGACGAGAGCAGGCCCAAGGGGCCTGCTCTCGGTGTATTCGTGCGTTCGGGCCTGTTCTCCGGTGAGGGAGCGACCCGTCGCGATCAGTCGGTCTGCAGCAGGATGCCGTCGTGGATGGCGCGCTTGCGGAGCGCCACCTTCGTGCCGACGTCGTAACCGGCCTGGCGGTACTTCTCGCGGATGCGCTTGAGGTAGCTCTTGGCCGTCTCCTCGGAGATGCCGAGCTGGTAGGCGACGGCCTTGACCGGCTCGCCGGCACCGTAGAGCGCCATGACGCGCCGTTCCTGGGCCGACAGGCGTGGGGCGTCGCCCGCGGAGACGGAGTTGATGGCGAGGTCGAGTTCCTCGGAGATATAGGACTCCCCGACGTAGGCTGCGCGGATGGCCTCGGCGATCATGTTCGCCTCCTCGCTCTTCACGAGGTAGCCCAGCGCGCCGGAGTCGAGCGCCTGCCGAACGACGGCGGGCTCGGAGTACGTGCTCATGAGCACCGTGCGCACGCCCGTGGTCTTCAGGGTCGCGAGCTTGAGCGAGATCGGGATGTTGTCCTTGAGGTCGAGGTCGAGCAGCACGACGTCGACGGGGAAGGCCGAGTGGGTGAGGAGCTCGGGCCACGTGGTCACGGCTGCGACCATGTCGATGTCGTCGGCAGCGTTGCGGATCCACTCGGTGAGCGCACCCAGCAGCATGCGGTGGTCGTCGACGAGTGCTACCCGGATCGGTCCTGTACTACCCACTGTGTCCTCCTCATGGTCCGCCTGCCTCGCGGCGAATCCGTCACTACCCTATGTGTCCGACGCGCCGTCGACTGTGCAGTCGATCTCGACACGCAGACTCCCGTCGCGAACGGAGTCTATGTGCGGGCCGACGATTCCCATGGCCTCCCACGCTGCGGCATCCACTCGCCGGCGCATCACGCCCGTCGTCTCGAGCACGATGGGGAAGCGCACTGTGCGGTAGGCGCCCATCCTCGGCGGATGCGTCGGCCCGAAGATCAGGTGGACCGTCGCGCCCCAGCGGTCGGTGTCGCTGACGAGCAGCCACAGCACGAGGAGCAGCGCGTCCCGCTGGGGCGGCGTGAGCACGCCGGCCAGGCTCGACGGGTCGTCGATCGTGACGGCCGGAGCCAGGAACTCGCTCTCGGAGACGGCGTGACGCAGCCAGGTCTCCTTGCGGCCCTCGATGAGATGCAGACGCAGTTCGGTCGCGAGCGAGGCCGCGCGCGTGGATGCGTCGAGCGGAAGGGGCAGGGGCAGCCGACCGCCGGCGACGTCGTCGAAGAGTTCCTCGGCGTCGTCGTCGAGGCGGGTGAGCTCCTCGGAGGCGAGCATGCCGACGGTGAGCTGGGGAGCCTGCACGGTGCTCTGCACCAAGACCAGGTCGAGTTCGAGCTGCACCATGCGGCGGTAGGAGTGGACGACGGCCACTCCGAGCAGCGCCGGTCCGACGCCGATGGCGATCATCATGAGCTCGGGGGCCAGGGTGAGCACGTCGGGGCGGTCCTCCGCCGCGGCGGCGAGCAGGAGCACGATGCCGATCGCGACGTCGGCGATGAGGATCTGCACGGTCTCGCGCAGCGTGACGATCGCCAGGAGCAGGGCGGGGACGGCGAGGGCGGCCGTGGGGATGACGGAGGCCGACTCCGACCCCCAGACGCCGTAGAGGTCGAGGCCGATGACGGCAGCACCGCCGACCAGGTCGGCAGCGAAGAGCCAGTGCGGCATCTGCCTCGACAGACCGTGAACGATGGCCGTCGTCGATGCGACGATGACCAGCAGGAGTCCCCAGGCGACGACGGAGTAGCTCGCATGCTCCATGCGAGAGAGCTGGGTGAGGAACAACCCGAGCAGGAACACCGTGATGAGCGCCGCCCCGAGGCTGGTGCCGACAGTGAGGTGACGCCCGCCCAGCGCGTGCTGGTTCGCTCTGGTCGTGCTGACCGTGCGTTCCGGACGCCGGAAGGCGCGGGTGCGGCGCGGGAGGTTCTCGCGTCCGACGACGACGCCGAGGGTGTTCTCTTCGACGCTGGACATCACTTCGGCACCTCCAGGACGACAGTCGTGCCCGATCCGGGCGACGAGAACAGTCGGGCGTTGCCGCCCACATCCTGCAGGCGGGCGACGACGGACTCGGCGAAGCCGAGACGCTCGGCCGCCACTTGGTCGAGCGCGAATCCGACACCGGCATCCGTCACCATGGCGCGCACCGTGGTCTCGTCGTCGGTGATGGTGACGTCGGCCTCGGTGACCTCCGCGTGCCTGCGCACGTTCTCGAGGCATTCGCCGAGAGCACCCAGGAAGGAGTCGAGCACGTTGCTCGGGAGCAGCACCTGGCCGTGGCCGTGCCAGTTGACCTCGAGGCCCATGCGGCTGAAGCGCTGCTTGACGGACTCGAGGGTCGTGCCCAATGCCGTCTCGGCGACGGGTTCGAGGGTGTAGACGCCGGAGGTGCGGGGCATCGGCTTGCCGCCCAGCCGGAGCTGCCTGAGCAGCCTGGCGTCGTCGGCGGCCTGCAGACGCAGGGCGTTCTCGCTGACGCCGACCCCGGAGTGGGCGAGCAGGGTGAGTGTTGCGAGCACGGTGTCGTGCAGCAGTCGGGCATCCTGGCGGCGTTGCGCCTCGCGTTCGCTGGCCTGCCGCTCG from Leifsonia sp. Root1293 includes:
- a CDS encoding amino acid ABC transporter permease → MSTTGIDARPPSSIELDRRAFRRQQTTRSTVIAIVSTVVFAAAVWIFVINTPGWSRVQQTFLNWDVAVASFPRVIEGFWLNVRVLVYSVIGVGIVSLVLATVRTLRGPIWFPLRALAAGYTDLFRGIPLIIVLYLVGYGIPGLGVFPRMPAEFWGTIALVTVYSAYVSEVFRAGIEAVHPSQRLAARSLGLSYSQSMRRVILPQAVRKVTPALMNDFVALQKDVGLISVLGAVDAVRAAQIETAAYFNFTPYVVAGLLFFLLALPMIRFTDWYTARVRRREQMGSIV
- a CDS encoding ABC transporter substrate-binding protein produces the protein MPLRTIRTRALALAVVAAGIVALSGCAGASSDSTSESGYVTDGKLTIGTAEPAYYPWVIDDKPESGEGFESAVAYAVAGQLGFADSDVVWVRSTFDEAIAPGPKDFDFNLQQFSITDERKQAVDFSSPYYETTQTVITIASSPAAGATSIADLKKFSIGAQTGTTSLTAVENVIAPDSQAQVFNSNDDAKLALQNGTVDAIVVDLPTAFYLTGAELDGGKIIGQLPQAEGTTGDQFGLVLAKDSPLTTSVSEAVDALREDGTLDELATKWLGSEDTAPVLK
- a CDS encoding thiamine-binding protein, encoding MLVAFSVAPSGTGRSDGSVHDAVAAAVRIVRESGLPNQTDSMFTTIEGDWDEVFAVIKDATDAVAEYGSRVSLVLKADIRPGYSGELTAKVERLEAAMENDG
- a CDS encoding glycosyltransferase 87 family protein, which encodes MAGTTASVAPPAPRWTARRVLGNRLALWTAFVLVHAELLWIALTGPGLPLGDVTLVYTTWMKTAASSGYVVGLDGPFVYPILAILPMGLAAMFGFDLYVYAWLGLVVLLNAGGFAVLIGLRRGPVTRFVPAWWWLGFLILLGPIAVGRIDAVTVPIALVAVLLVAGRPRLASVLLAVATWIKIWPAAVIAALLIASRERLRIFLAAAATSVLIVVVCLVLGSGWNVFSFITEQTGRGLQIESPVSTIWLWQAAAGSPTSWVYYDHDILTYQVTGQGTEFASAVMTPLLLLVVGVIVAIGIRAQLQRAPFVALFPPLALALVTAFIVVNKVGSPQFICWLAVPVVVGLVYRGRRFAVPAVMTLVLAGLTQLIYPFFYGWLLVANPLAVSLLTLRNLLEVALLVLAVVMVWRSGSHAEPAADADADADAGEGDPVLGAASGAASGAEVWKSGSRSPDAAD
- a CDS encoding MFS transporter produces the protein MTLDAAGPTTLSPARTRLALLALALGGFGIGSTEFVAMGLLPNLASDLLPGLYGSDPAAANSQAGLLISAYALGVVVGAPTIAAAAARWPRKQLLLALLTAFTLGTIASAVLPSFQLVLLARFVAALPHGAYFGIASLVAASLMGPGKRGQGVAFVLSGLTIANVIGVPSITWIGQLYGWRTAYLVVAGIFALTFVAVALAVPWQAGDPKATMKNELKAFTRLQVWFALAIGAIGFGGLFAVYSYVAPMATDVTGLPASAVPLVLVVFGIGMTIGNIVGGRLADRSVRRSMYLFFAILIVALVVMGFTVSSVAGLLVGVFFVGGTSAALSPIIQTRLMDVARDSQSIAAALNHSALNIGNALGALLGGIAIGVGLGYVAPIWIGLGLSVAGLLLAVATFSIDRARRTRGVEVPYGTASLSAIREPA
- a CDS encoding response regulator transcription factor; this encodes MGSTGPIRVALVDDHRMLLGALTEWIRNAADDIDMVAAVTTWPELLTHSAFPVDVVLLDLDLKDNIPISLKLATLKTTGVRTVLMSTYSEPAVVRQALDSGALGYLVKSEEANMIAEAIRAAYVGESYISEELDLAINSVSAGDAPRLSAQERRVMALYGAGEPVKAVAYQLGISEETAKSYLKRIREKYRQAGYDVGTKVALRKRAIHDGILLQTD